The following are encoded together in the Candidatus Methylomirabilota bacterium genome:
- a CDS encoding benzoate-CoA ligase family protein, with amino-acid sequence MADLAVDNAASALIDHPLAEGLGSRAAIVTPGKSWTYGELQALTDRAAHGLRRLGVEPEQRVALLMPDGVEFAAAFFATLKLGAVAVPLNTRAAAGDLGVILDDCRAKVLVADRDLSKALGPAVQGRAVDFESLAGGAPAGPVAPEPVGQDAMAVWLYTSGTTGTPKAAVHCHRTLLAGHHYGADVLAIGPGDRVFATSKLFFAYALGNALALPLYARASGFLHPAWAEAPVVLEVLRSYRPTLYFSVPTVYARLLRADLPADAFRSVRLCISAGERLPAEVYHAWKERFGVEILDGIGATETVFMFVSNRAGRSRAGSTGTPVDGTEVKLLDAAGQPVADGEQGVLWAKTPSTAAGYWKRLDHSRRTFVGEWFRTGDVYVRDADGFYSHCGREDDFFKVAGQWVVPGEVEAVLMKHPGVLEAGVVGAEEASGLIKPFVFIVPRDATVEAAALQVELMRHAEQLLPSHQRPREIRIVAELPRTATGKLQRFKLKEYVHPDA; translated from the coding sequence ATGGCTGATCTCGCCGTCGATAACGCCGCGTCCGCCTTGATCGACCACCCGCTCGCCGAGGGACTGGGCTCGCGCGCGGCCATCGTGACGCCCGGGAAGTCGTGGACGTACGGCGAGCTCCAGGCCCTGACGGACCGCGCAGCGCATGGGCTCCGCCGGCTGGGCGTCGAGCCCGAGCAGCGGGTGGCGCTCCTCATGCCCGACGGCGTCGAGTTTGCCGCCGCGTTTTTCGCCACGCTCAAGCTGGGCGCCGTCGCCGTCCCGCTCAATACGCGCGCGGCCGCCGGGGACTTGGGCGTCATCCTGGACGACTGCCGGGCCAAGGTCCTGGTCGCGGACCGTGATCTCAGCAAAGCGCTCGGCCCCGCCGTGCAGGGGCGCGCCGTCGATTTCGAGAGCCTTGCCGGCGGGGCGCCCGCCGGACCGGTCGCGCCCGAGCCCGTGGGGCAGGACGCCATGGCCGTCTGGCTCTACACCTCCGGCACGACGGGCACCCCCAAGGCGGCCGTTCACTGCCACCGCACGCTGCTGGCCGGCCACCACTACGGCGCGGACGTGCTGGCTATCGGTCCCGGCGACCGGGTTTTCGCGACCTCCAAGCTCTTCTTCGCCTACGCCCTCGGCAATGCGCTCGCCCTGCCGCTCTACGCGCGCGCGAGCGGCTTCCTTCACCCGGCCTGGGCGGAGGCTCCGGTCGTGCTCGAGGTGCTGCGGAGCTACCGGCCGACGCTCTACTTCTCGGTCCCGACGGTCTACGCGCGGCTCCTGCGGGCCGACCTGCCCGCGGACGCGTTTCGCTCGGTGCGCCTCTGCATCTCTGCGGGGGAGCGGCTTCCCGCCGAGGTCTACCACGCATGGAAGGAACGCTTCGGCGTCGAGATCCTCGACGGCATCGGCGCCACGGAGACGGTCTTCATGTTCGTCTCGAACCGCGCGGGGCGGAGCCGCGCGGGCTCGACCGGCACGCCGGTGGACGGAACGGAGGTCAAGCTCCTCGACGCGGCGGGACAGCCGGTCGCCGACGGCGAGCAGGGCGTTCTCTGGGCCAAGACGCCTTCGACCGCGGCTGGGTACTGGAAGCGGCTCGATCACTCGCGCCGCACCTTCGTCGGGGAGTGGTTCAGGACGGGCGACGTCTACGTCCGGGACGCGGACGGCTTCTACAGCCACTGCGGGCGCGAGGACGATTTCTTCAAGGTGGCAGGGCAGTGGGTCGTGCCCGGCGAAGTCGAGGCGGTACTGATGAAGCACCCCGGCGTCCTCGAGGCGGGCGTGGTCGGCGCCGAGGAGGCTTCGGGGCTGATCAAGCCCTTCGTCTTCATCGTGCCGCGGGACGCCACCGTCGAGGCGGCCGCGCTCCAGGTCGAGCTCATGCGGCACGCCGAACAGCTCCTGCCGAGCCACCAGCGGCCGCGCGAGATCCGCATCGTCGCCGAGCTGCCCCGCACCGCCACGGGCAAGCTCCAGCGCTTCAAGCTCAAGGAGTACGTTCATCCCGATGCGTAG
- a CDS encoding thioesterase family protein codes for MLNHVIDIKVRWSEADPAGIVFYPRFFEWFDLATESLFESHGLPWAEIFPKYRVVGVPIVESGARFGSPVRYGELVRIRSTVSEVRDKTFRVEHEVSVGERHCATGFEVRAWVARPEEPGGRLAATPFPEEIVARLKGQGGLYA; via the coding sequence ATGCTTAACCACGTGATAGACATCAAGGTGCGCTGGTCCGAGGCGGACCCGGCCGGGATCGTGTTCTACCCGCGCTTCTTCGAATGGTTCGACCTGGCCACGGAGTCGCTCTTCGAATCGCACGGGCTGCCATGGGCGGAGATCTTTCCCAAGTACCGCGTGGTGGGCGTGCCTATCGTCGAGTCTGGCGCGCGCTTCGGCTCGCCCGTGCGCTACGGCGAGCTGGTGCGGATCCGCTCCACCGTGAGCGAGGTCCGTGACAAGACGTTCCGCGTGGAGCACGAGGTCTCGGTCGGCGAGCGCCACTGCGCCACCGGCTTCGAGGTGCGCGCGTGGGTCGCCAGGCCCGAGGAGCCCGGCGGGCGACTCGCGGCCACGCCGTTTCCGGAGGAGATCGTGGCGAGGCTCAAGGGACAGGGAGGCCTCTACGCATGA
- a CDS encoding extradiol ring-cleavage dioxygenase — protein MAGVYLSAHTPRYCTLEAAVEGKLASEVFRPVRDGLVAQGKEVARARLDVMVVNSCHLITTFPTVVDGTPRHRGVLTAQEAPEIIHGVAYDYPGDYELAAAIVARGKAAGLQCVLANDVHYPLDYGTVMPMVCYLDRAQALPMVPVSVCLAADLKESFEWGRHIARAARESGKRVGFVASGSVSHKLVRGPEKGPTPGDEELDHRLAKMLAAGEYRQAWEWLPEFAEAAEPEMGGRHLAMMLGAILEAAQGFEATVHAYGPSSGSGNYVISLLARDGRP, from the coding sequence ATGGCTGGTGTCTATCTGTCAGCTCACACGCCGCGCTACTGCACGCTCGAGGCCGCCGTCGAGGGGAAGCTCGCCTCGGAGGTGTTCAGGCCGGTCCGCGACGGACTTGTCGCGCAAGGCAAGGAGGTCGCGAGAGCCCGCCTCGACGTCATGGTCGTCAACTCCTGCCACCTGATCACTACGTTTCCGACCGTGGTGGACGGGACGCCGCGCCATCGAGGCGTGCTGACGGCGCAGGAGGCGCCCGAGATCATCCACGGCGTCGCCTACGACTACCCCGGCGACTACGAGCTGGCGGCGGCCATCGTCGCCCGCGGCAAGGCGGCTGGGCTCCAGTGCGTGCTGGCCAACGACGTCCACTATCCGCTCGACTACGGCACGGTCATGCCCATGGTCTGCTACCTCGATCGCGCGCAGGCGCTGCCGATGGTGCCGGTCTCGGTGTGCCTGGCGGCCGATCTCAAGGAATCCTTCGAGTGGGGACGCCACATCGCTCGAGCCGCGCGGGAGAGCGGGAAGCGCGTCGGCTTCGTCGCGAGCGGCAGCGTCTCTCACAAGCTCGTCCGCGGACCCGAAAAGGGGCCCACGCCCGGCGACGAGGAGCTCGACCACCGCCTGGCCAAGATGCTGGCCGCCGGCGAGTACCGCCAGGCCTGGGAGTGGCTACCCGAGTTCGCCGAAGCCGCCGAGCCCGAGATGGGAGGCCGGCACCTGGCCATGATGTTGGGGGCTATCCTCGAGGCCGCGCAGGGCTTCGAGGCGACGGTCCACGCCTACGGCCCGTCTTCTGGGAGTGGCAACTATGTCATCTCGCTGCTTGCTCGTGACGGACGGCCCTAG
- a CDS encoding ABC transporter substrate-binding protein translates to MKAVTRRKFLATATVAAAGAAAGPWVRRAQAQAGTTITVGVVLPYTGVYAELGVSITQGMKLVFARENDRVAGRKILMIQEDDEMKPPVGIRKMEKLIESDKVDILTGPVHSGILMGMRDKVHSTKTILIVSNAGADAISRERCSRWIFRASFSNWQPNFPMGTWVAKNVAKEAYIAAPNYQAGKDQLGAFKESFVAAGGKIIGEDYPKLGETDYAPYLTKIKQSGTKAVYAFFSGTDAVNFVKQYDQFGLKKTAKLTGAGFLTEPDVLPAQGQSALGIITGHFFSPLLDNPVNKKFVKDFRAQYGGKVPDGFACQGYDTAEVIIRSLKAVDGNTQDKDKWVDAIAKVEFDSPRGRFRFDPKTHNVIQPFIYIREVKETALGLNNVPFDKVANVIDPGTGCTLPA, encoded by the coding sequence ATGAAAGCAGTCACGCGTCGGAAATTCCTCGCCACAGCAACGGTGGCGGCAGCCGGAGCCGCGGCCGGGCCATGGGTGCGGCGGGCCCAGGCCCAGGCGGGGACCACCATCACGGTCGGAGTGGTCCTGCCGTACACGGGTGTCTACGCCGAGCTCGGCGTGAGCATCACCCAGGGCATGAAGCTGGTCTTCGCACGCGAGAACGACAGGGTCGCGGGGCGCAAGATCCTGATGATCCAGGAAGACGACGAGATGAAGCCGCCGGTGGGGATCCGCAAGATGGAGAAGCTCATCGAGTCGGACAAGGTCGACATCCTGACCGGGCCAGTGCACAGCGGAATCCTCATGGGCATGCGTGACAAAGTCCACAGCACCAAGACCATCCTCATCGTCTCCAATGCGGGCGCGGACGCGATCAGCCGGGAGCGCTGCTCCAGGTGGATCTTCCGCGCGTCCTTCTCGAACTGGCAGCCGAATTTCCCGATGGGGACGTGGGTGGCGAAGAACGTGGCCAAGGAGGCCTACATCGCCGCGCCGAACTACCAGGCCGGCAAGGATCAGCTCGGCGCGTTCAAGGAATCCTTCGTCGCCGCCGGAGGCAAGATCATCGGGGAGGACTACCCCAAGCTCGGCGAGACCGACTACGCGCCGTACCTGACCAAGATCAAGCAGTCGGGCACCAAGGCCGTGTATGCCTTCTTCTCGGGCACGGACGCCGTCAACTTCGTGAAGCAGTACGATCAGTTCGGTCTCAAGAAGACGGCCAAGCTGACCGGCGCGGGCTTTCTCACCGAGCCGGATGTCCTGCCGGCCCAGGGGCAGTCGGCGCTCGGGATCATCACGGGCCACTTCTTCTCGCCGCTCCTCGACAACCCGGTCAACAAGAAGTTCGTCAAGGACTTCAGGGCGCAGTACGGCGGCAAGGTGCCGGACGGCTTCGCCTGCCAGGGGTACGACACCGCCGAGGTGATCATCCGCTCGCTCAAGGCGGTCGACGGCAACACGCAGGACAAGGACAAGTGGGTGGACGCCATCGCGAAGGTCGAGTTCGACAGCCCGCGCGGCCGCTTCCGCTTCGATCCCAAGACGCACAACGTGATCCAGCCCTTCATCTACATCCGCGAGGTGAAGGAGACGGCGCTCGGCTTGAACAACGTGCCGTTCGACAAGGTCGCCAACGTGATCGACCCCGGCACCGGCTGCACCCTGCCGGCCTGA
- a CDS encoding branched-chain amino acid ABC transporter permease has protein sequence MAFVPDFFGQALNGLAYGVLLFLLSVGLTLIFGMLDIVNLAHGSYYMLGAYAGLTLIAVTGNFWLALLVAPLAVALIGAAIERTCLRPLYRRGPLDQVLLTFGLIYVFEDLVKWIWSGRIRSIPTPALFSGSVTIFGATIPSYRLFVIVFGLAIAVALWALIEKTRLGAIIRAGVFDSEMTAGMGINIDRVFTGVFAFGAALAGLSGVIAGPIQSAYPPMGASILVPALIVVVVGGLGSLKGSLAGSLIIGQAETFGKVWLPGASMLMIYVVMALILLFRPQGLFGRALK, from the coding sequence GTGGCCTTCGTCCCTGACTTCTTCGGCCAGGCGCTGAACGGCCTGGCATACGGTGTCCTGCTCTTCCTCCTATCGGTCGGCCTCACCCTCATCTTCGGCATGCTCGACATCGTCAACCTCGCCCACGGCTCCTACTACATGCTGGGCGCCTACGCCGGGCTGACACTCATCGCGGTGACGGGCAACTTCTGGCTCGCCCTCCTCGTCGCGCCGCTCGCCGTCGCGCTGATCGGCGCCGCCATCGAGCGGACCTGCCTCCGCCCACTCTACCGCCGTGGCCCGCTGGACCAGGTGCTCCTGACCTTCGGGCTCATCTATGTCTTCGAGGACCTGGTCAAGTGGATCTGGAGCGGGCGCATTCGCTCGATCCCCACGCCGGCGCTCTTCTCAGGCTCGGTCACGATCTTCGGCGCCACCATCCCGTCCTACAGACTCTTCGTCATCGTCTTCGGCCTGGCGATCGCCGTGGCGCTGTGGGCGCTCATCGAGAAGACGCGGCTCGGCGCCATCATCCGCGCGGGCGTGTTCGACTCCGAGATGACGGCGGGCATGGGCATCAACATCGACCGCGTGTTCACGGGCGTCTTCGCCTTCGGCGCCGCGCTGGCGGGACTCTCGGGTGTCATCGCGGGACCGATCCAATCGGCCTATCCCCCGATGGGCGCCTCGATCCTGGTGCCGGCGCTCATCGTCGTCGTGGTCGGCGGCCTCGGCAGCCTCAAGGGGTCGCTGGCGGGCAGCCTCATCATCGGCCAGGCCGAGACCTTCGGGAAGGTGTGGCTGCCGGGCGCGTCGATGCTGATGATCTACGTCGTGATGGCGCTCATCCTCCTCTTCCGCCCGCAGGGACTGTTTGGGCGGGCGCTCAAGTGA
- a CDS encoding branched-chain amino acid ABC transporter permease has protein sequence MARGVGFATLVAIVAAFPLFAGNYPVKLLQEILIWGIFAMSLDLLMGYAGMVSFGHSAFFGIGGYVGALALVTSPGLVSALLLPALAAAVGALVIGFFSIRVSGVYFIMLTLAFSQMFYAVAFQAAWLGAEDGLVGVPRPAVLGWSLASPAAFHVYLLVLVGFSTLFLWRIVRSPFGHVLRGIHDNEGRMEAVGYPVNRYKLLAFVIGGTVAGLAGSLYAQLVGSISPDAFLWTTSGEALLMVIIGGTGTLGGSMLGAAAFILLQSMVSSYTERWMLILGLTFVLLVLFAPGGILGALRGRVGIRS, from the coding sequence ATGGCTCGTGGTGTTGGCTTCGCTACGCTCGTGGCGATCGTCGCCGCTTTCCCGCTCTTTGCCGGCAACTACCCGGTCAAGCTCCTCCAGGAGATCCTGATCTGGGGCATCTTCGCCATGAGCCTCGACCTCCTCATGGGATACGCGGGCATGGTGTCCTTCGGGCATTCCGCGTTCTTCGGCATCGGCGGCTACGTCGGGGCGCTGGCCCTGGTCACGTCGCCCGGCTTGGTCTCGGCTCTCCTGCTCCCGGCGCTCGCCGCCGCCGTGGGCGCGCTCGTGATCGGCTTCTTCTCGATCCGCGTGAGCGGCGTCTACTTCATCATGCTGACGCTCGCGTTCTCGCAGATGTTCTACGCGGTCGCATTTCAGGCCGCGTGGCTGGGCGCCGAAGACGGCCTCGTGGGCGTCCCGCGGCCGGCCGTGCTCGGCTGGAGCCTGGCGAGCCCCGCGGCATTCCACGTCTACCTCCTGGTGCTCGTGGGATTCTCGACGCTCTTCCTGTGGCGCATCGTCCGCTCGCCGTTCGGCCACGTGCTCCGCGGCATCCACGACAACGAAGGGCGCATGGAGGCGGTGGGCTATCCGGTCAACCGCTACAAGCTCCTGGCCTTCGTCATCGGCGGCACGGTGGCGGGCCTCGCCGGCTCGCTCTACGCCCAGCTCGTCGGCTCGATCTCGCCCGACGCGTTTCTGTGGACGACGTCGGGCGAGGCCCTCCTCATGGTCATCATCGGCGGTACTGGGACGCTCGGCGGCTCGATGCTTGGCGCCGCCGCCTTCATTCTTCTCCAGAGCATGGTCAGCTCATACACCGAGCGCTGGATGCTCATCCTCGGGCTGACCTTCGTCCTCCTCGTGCTCTTCGCGCCCGGGGGCATTCTGGGCGCGCTCCGCGGCCGCGTGGGGATCCGCTCGTGA